From a single Mycolicibacterium moriokaense genomic region:
- a CDS encoding formate/nitrite transporter family protein: MSQTSQRELGDTDRPIEDELEDAFARMIDEGTQRLHRTWREVLATGFFGGTEVAMGVLAYLSVLHATQNPLLAGLAFSIGFLALLLGRSELFTEGFLVPVTTVAAKRASMGQLLKLWTGTLIANLAGGWVLMWLIMTAFPKLRAQAVESATHYIAAPLSAETIALALLGGMAITLMTRMQHGTDAMVGKIAAAVAGAFVLAGLQMFHSILDSLIIFGALATGDAPFGYLRWLSWFGYTALANVIGGLGLVTLLRLVRSKDRLQEEREEADESHTGSDASKPEAAE; encoded by the coding sequence GTGAGCCAGACGAGCCAGCGGGAGCTCGGCGATACAGATCGTCCGATCGAGGATGAGCTCGAGGATGCCTTCGCTCGAATGATTGACGAGGGTACCCAGCGCCTCCACCGGACATGGCGCGAAGTGCTGGCGACCGGGTTTTTCGGCGGTACCGAGGTCGCGATGGGGGTTCTTGCCTACCTATCGGTTCTGCACGCGACGCAGAACCCACTGTTGGCAGGTTTGGCGTTTTCCATCGGCTTCCTCGCTCTCCTGCTGGGTCGCAGTGAGCTCTTCACCGAAGGCTTCTTGGTACCCGTCACCACAGTGGCCGCCAAACGCGCCAGCATGGGCCAGTTGCTGAAGCTGTGGACAGGCACCCTGATTGCCAACCTTGCCGGCGGGTGGGTACTCATGTGGCTGATCATGACCGCGTTTCCGAAGCTGCGCGCGCAGGCCGTCGAGTCCGCAACGCACTACATTGCCGCACCGCTCTCCGCGGAGACGATCGCACTGGCGCTGCTCGGCGGGATGGCGATCACCCTGATGACCCGCATGCAGCACGGCACCGACGCGATGGTCGGCAAGATCGCCGCCGCAGTGGCCGGCGCCTTCGTGCTCGCGGGTCTGCAGATGTTCCACTCGATTCTCGACTCGCTGATCATTTTCGGCGCGTTGGCGACCGGCGATGCGCCCTTCGGCTATCTCAGATGGCTCTCCTGGTTCGGTTACACAGCGTTGGCCAACGTGATCGGCGGGCTCGGCCTCGTGACACTTCTTCGGTTGGTGCGAAGCAAAGACCGTCTCCAGGAGGAGCGTGAGGAAGCAGACGAAAGCCATACTGGTAGCGACGCTTCCAAGCCGGAAGCCGCCGAATGA
- a CDS encoding acetoacetate decarboxylase family protein has product MSTNMVRYGPRPPEARVDHEIDATKAPIATEAVTVTYLTDPEIVAAVLPRPLEPAAQPLVRVQLQRVQIEGRPPFGSAVFSVTARHGDVEGDYPLFMPQSTEQSVTGGRETFGEPKKLADIAVDRDGDAVTATVGRLGYPLISVRGRVTGPGELPPDQVNTEFYFKFLRAPDGDGITDPHLVYGEYHRHYELLETIDGTVELGESPLDPVADIVVREVTSITWCRRRTVQVGRIAERVPQEWLLPYVHQRYDDVALLAAPRPEPTRV; this is encoded by the coding sequence TTGAGCACCAACATGGTTCGTTATGGCCCTCGTCCGCCCGAGGCGCGAGTCGACCACGAGATCGACGCCACGAAGGCGCCCATCGCCACCGAGGCCGTCACCGTCACCTACCTCACCGATCCCGAGATCGTCGCTGCCGTCCTTCCCAGGCCGCTGGAGCCGGCGGCGCAACCCCTGGTGCGGGTCCAGCTTCAGCGAGTGCAGATCGAGGGCAGGCCACCGTTCGGGTCGGCGGTGTTCTCGGTGACCGCCCGGCACGGTGACGTGGAGGGCGACTATCCGCTATTCATGCCGCAGTCGACCGAACAATCGGTCACCGGCGGACGCGAAACCTTCGGTGAACCAAAGAAACTGGCTGACATCGCGGTTGACCGCGACGGAGACGCCGTCACCGCGACCGTCGGGCGGTTAGGGTATCCGTTGATCAGCGTGAGAGGTCGGGTGACCGGCCCGGGCGAGCTACCACCGGACCAGGTGAACACCGAGTTCTACTTCAAGTTCCTGCGCGCTCCCGACGGCGACGGCATCACCGATCCGCACCTCGTCTACGGCGAGTACCACCGGCACTACGAGTTGCTCGAGACCATCGATGGCACTGTCGAATTGGGCGAGTCGCCGCTGGACCCGGTCGCCGACATCGTGGTCCGCGAGGTCACGTCGATCACGTGGTGTCGCCGGCGCACCGTTCAAGTGGGGCGGATCGCCGAACGGGTGCCGCAGGAGTGGTTGTTGCCGTATGTGCACCAGCGCTACGACGACGTGGCTCTGCTCGCCGCGCCGAGGCCCGAGCCGACGCGGGTGTAA
- a CDS encoding SDR family NAD(P)-dependent oxidoreductase — protein MTEGLGRLLGKSAVITGAAFGIGRATAVLFAREGARLIVTDIQDEPLQALADELRNGGTEVETVIGDVSVEDDARRMIEAATDRFGRLDVLVANAGIIPLGDATEVTTAGWDEVMAIDGRGMFLTCKFAIEAMLPTGGGAIVCLSSISGLAGQKRQAAYGPAKFVATGLTKHLAVEWADRGIRVNAVAPGTIRTERVKQLPEEPGGAEYLEEIERMHPMGRIGEPAEVASAIVFLASDDASFITGAVLPVDGGYLAQ, from the coding sequence GTGACCGAAGGGCTGGGACGCCTCCTAGGGAAATCCGCCGTGATCACCGGGGCGGCGTTCGGCATTGGTCGTGCGACCGCTGTGCTCTTCGCACGCGAGGGCGCTCGGCTGATCGTGACCGACATTCAGGACGAGCCGCTACAGGCGCTGGCCGATGAGCTGCGAAACGGCGGCACGGAGGTCGAGACGGTCATCGGCGACGTCTCGGTGGAGGACGACGCGCGGCGGATGATCGAAGCGGCAACCGACCGCTTTGGCCGGCTCGATGTGCTGGTCGCCAATGCCGGCATCATCCCGCTCGGGGATGCGACGGAGGTGACCACCGCCGGCTGGGATGAAGTGATGGCCATCGATGGGCGTGGCATGTTCCTCACGTGCAAGTTCGCGATTGAGGCGATGCTGCCGACCGGTGGCGGGGCAATCGTCTGCCTCTCCTCGATATCCGGACTGGCCGGACAGAAGCGGCAGGCGGCCTACGGTCCCGCCAAATTCGTTGCCACCGGCTTGACCAAGCACCTGGCGGTAGAGTGGGCCGACCGGGGGATCAGAGTCAACGCCGTTGCTCCCGGAACGATCCGAACCGAACGCGTCAAGCAGCTCCCGGAGGAGCCGGGCGGCGCGGAATATCTGGAGGAGATCGAACGGATGCATCCGATGGGCCGCATCGGCGAACCGGCCGAGGTCGCGAGCGCCATCGTCTTCCTCGCTTCGGACGATGCCTCCTTCATCACGGGCGCCGTGCTGCCCGTCGATGGGGGATACCTAGCGCAGTAG
- a CDS encoding IclR family transcriptional regulator — protein sequence MAARPSPQTERVVNLFEHLAGEGNQGMTLAEVSRRLNVHKASCHSMLSELLRAGWLLRDPLRKTYHLGPALVRLGRVAAGRYPALVLARSAMVELSTATSAHCVAFAVDEDHSTVVDQVRSRLGGGHPMPIGTQFPHRPPYGASTVAWAEPDVRERWLAALPEDVRDRYRDAIANARQRGYAVGLHLLPDVRLQELALIVRSAEVRSTRLSQLAQELTDELIHQEEWFPTSLEADRTYEVSHIDSPILGPGSRIALMLSLVPSAEPMTGAEVTRIGMQLAAATRRLSAALAEA from the coding sequence ATGGCTGCCCGTCCGTCGCCGCAAACCGAGCGGGTCGTGAACCTGTTCGAGCACCTGGCGGGCGAGGGGAATCAAGGGATGACGTTGGCCGAGGTGTCGCGCCGGCTGAACGTTCACAAGGCGAGCTGCCACTCGATGCTGTCGGAACTGCTACGGGCCGGTTGGCTGCTGCGGGACCCCCTGCGGAAGACCTACCACTTGGGCCCGGCGTTGGTGCGCCTTGGCCGAGTAGCGGCCGGCCGCTATCCGGCGCTGGTACTGGCCCGCTCGGCGATGGTCGAACTGTCCACCGCGACCAGCGCGCACTGCGTGGCCTTCGCGGTGGACGAGGACCATTCGACCGTCGTCGATCAGGTCCGAAGTCGTTTGGGCGGCGGTCATCCGATGCCGATCGGTACGCAGTTCCCGCACCGCCCGCCGTATGGGGCGTCGACTGTGGCCTGGGCCGAGCCGGATGTCCGCGAGCGCTGGCTCGCCGCGCTGCCCGAGGACGTGCGCGACCGCTACCGCGACGCCATCGCCAATGCCCGGCAGCGCGGTTATGCCGTCGGGCTTCACCTTCTACCCGATGTGCGGCTGCAGGAACTGGCGCTCATCGTGCGAAGTGCTGAAGTGCGGTCAACCCGGCTGAGTCAGCTGGCACAGGAGTTGACGGACGAGCTGATTCACCAGGAGGAGTGGTTTCCCACCAGCCTGGAGGCCGACCGCACCTACGAGGTCAGCCATATCGACTCACCGATCCTCGGGCCGGGATCACGAATTGCGTTGATGCTCAGCCTGGTGCCGAGTGCCGAGCCGATGACTGGCGCGGAGGTCACCCGAATAGGTATGCAGCTCGCCGCGGCGACCCGTCGGCTGAGCGCGGCGCTGGCAGAGGCGTGA
- a CDS encoding tryptophan 2,3-dioxygenase, with product MATYTQEQAIGHTSDLADSTTSAAAGAMSGKQPARKRAKRDLEANHESPVVTEAKLVDDGSIGVGGRSLHAYRGTPTELSGVEIERALRRWQDRGAHFPFAAVLAHYQAVGRNSVRPNVAAMLRDIHGGLRDDPLLAAWLPMTFDMDHGTYSTYVGLDYFDHVVRSADCERVDAYIAAAAIDLALLEARAAEASPRRPQLARLRAATRVVTQLAQFAPECTLDPNLAATGTAALAHADCHYQEFACAAASALESLPTDIVTAVRLTLLPTTRLHDEQMFIRSIQIFEGLYRQTATAISSATRNLLAGETALAADCLDGASGRLEAIPMLFRVLTTMPIEAFSVIRGFTDGRSAVQSRAYREIQFSCAPPDRDHMQHIQNIQNVHHIDAGEVTLQEAYLTTQSTLADAVHLEQSMRRLDRAWGAMKRGHWGITLKIIGSVPGTGGTAGASYLQTAAKASLFPGLPEAA from the coding sequence ATGGCTACATACACCCAAGAGCAAGCGATCGGGCACACGTCGGATCTCGCCGACTCGACGACGTCGGCAGCAGCCGGAGCAATGTCTGGCAAGCAGCCGGCAAGGAAAAGGGCCAAGCGTGATCTCGAGGCGAATCACGAATCGCCGGTGGTGACGGAAGCAAAATTGGTCGACGATGGCTCAATTGGTGTGGGTGGCAGGAGCCTTCATGCGTATCGCGGCACGCCAACCGAATTGTCGGGTGTCGAAATAGAACGTGCGCTTCGGCGGTGGCAGGACAGGGGCGCACATTTTCCGTTCGCTGCCGTCCTTGCCCACTACCAGGCGGTCGGACGAAACAGTGTGCGACCAAACGTCGCAGCCATGCTGAGGGATATTCACGGCGGGTTGCGTGATGATCCGCTTCTCGCCGCCTGGCTGCCGATGACGTTCGACATGGATCACGGCACCTACTCGACGTACGTCGGCCTCGACTACTTCGACCACGTGGTCCGATCCGCAGATTGTGAACGCGTAGATGCATACATCGCCGCCGCGGCCATCGACCTCGCGCTGTTGGAGGCGAGGGCGGCCGAAGCGTCGCCCCGTCGCCCGCAACTGGCCAGGCTGCGCGCAGCGACTCGCGTCGTGACGCAACTTGCTCAGTTCGCGCCCGAGTGCACGCTCGATCCAAACCTGGCCGCCACGGGTACGGCGGCGCTAGCTCACGCCGACTGCCATTACCAAGAGTTTGCGTGCGCGGCAGCATCGGCGCTGGAAAGCCTCCCGACCGACATCGTCACCGCGGTTCGGTTGACCCTGCTACCAACCACCCGCTTGCATGACGAGCAGATGTTCATCCGCTCCATTCAAATCTTCGAGGGTCTGTACCGACAGACCGCGACGGCAATCTCATCGGCGACACGGAACCTTCTGGCCGGCGAAACCGCACTTGCGGCGGACTGCCTCGACGGGGCATCCGGCCGTCTCGAAGCCATACCCATGCTCTTTCGAGTCCTGACCACGATGCCGATCGAAGCCTTCTCCGTCATTCGCGGCTTTACCGACGGCCGCAGTGCTGTTCAGTCGCGTGCATATCGCGAGATTCAGTTCTCGTGCGCGCCACCGGATCGTGATCACATGCAACACATTCAGAACATTCAAAACGTTCACCACATCGACGCCGGGGAAGTCACCTTGCAGGAGGCTTACCTTACGACACAGAGCACGCTGGCCGACGCAGTTCATCTTGAGCAATCGATGCGCCGCCTTGACCGCGCATGGGGTGCGATGAAGCGGGGCCACTGGGGCATCACGCTGAAGATCATCGGATCTGTACCCGGAACCGGAGGGACGGCAGGCGCGTCGTACCTGCAGACCGCGGCCAAGGCCTCGCTCTTTCCCGGGCTGCCCGAGGCGGCGTGA
- a CDS encoding methyltransferase, with protein MLPKLSDRDALHLAVHGYYFSCAIYAVVNLGIADALAAGPRTAAELAEELGIDPDATERVLRLLVSVDLFERDAEGRVSLTPVGACLRSDHEQSMAKEIRMFSGGEVYQTWGDLVESVRTGQCAFERRRGKPLFEWLPEQPATADLFHQGWHEITTRVARETAEAYDFTGISTITDVGGGYGIFLATMLAKVPGLQGVLFDLPISVRGAPDNFRDLGVADRVSIVEGSAEESVPPMELCTMKSVLHMCTDEQCVRILSRCAAALPRGGKLLVLERVIPDHDGYHWSKLVDVNMLVMTGGRERTRAEYARLYRSSGLELTRCVPLASGFDIIEGLRI; from the coding sequence ATGCTCCCCAAGCTATCCGACAGAGACGCGCTCCACCTCGCCGTCCATGGCTACTACTTCTCCTGCGCGATTTATGCCGTCGTCAACCTGGGCATCGCCGACGCGCTGGCCGCAGGTCCCCGGACGGCGGCCGAGCTTGCCGAGGAGCTCGGCATCGACCCCGACGCGACTGAGCGAGTCCTCAGGCTGCTCGTGTCCGTCGACCTGTTCGAACGCGACGCAGAAGGCCGAGTCTCTTTGACACCTGTCGGAGCCTGTCTGCGCTCTGACCACGAGCAGTCCATGGCGAAAGAGATCCGGATGTTCTCCGGCGGAGAGGTCTACCAGACATGGGGCGACCTCGTCGAGTCGGTCCGGACCGGCCAGTGCGCCTTCGAACGGCGACGCGGCAAGCCGCTGTTCGAATGGCTTCCGGAACAGCCGGCCACTGCAGATCTCTTCCATCAGGGCTGGCACGAGATCACGACCCGAGTGGCGCGTGAGACCGCGGAGGCCTACGACTTCACGGGTATTTCGACGATCACGGACGTGGGTGGCGGGTATGGCATCTTCCTCGCGACGATGCTGGCCAAAGTCCCTGGGCTGCAAGGCGTGTTGTTCGACCTACCCATCTCCGTCCGTGGCGCGCCGGACAACTTCCGAGACCTGGGAGTGGCTGACCGAGTGAGCATCGTCGAGGGCAGCGCGGAGGAGTCCGTCCCACCGATGGAGCTGTGCACGATGAAGAGCGTGCTCCACATGTGCACCGATGAGCAGTGCGTCCGGATCCTTTCGCGGTGCGCGGCGGCGCTGCCCCGAGGCGGAAAACTCCTCGTCCTGGAGCGCGTCATTCCAGATCATGACGGGTACCACTGGAGCAAGCTGGTCGATGTCAACATGCTCGTGATGACGGGTGGACGCGAGCGCACCCGGGCTGAGTATGCGCGGCTCTACAGGTCCTCCGGACTCGAGTTGACTCGTTGCGTACCTCTCGCGTCGGGCTTCGACATCATTGAGGGCCTTCGCATTTGA
- a CDS encoding aminotransferase class IV, which produces MISDVTWDDGSFVRSTEVGLSPATHSLSYASCVFEGIRSYGGKILKCEEHLDRLRQSAGVFGLTLQYSNQELTDACYELLRVNQLADAYIKPLVFYDDADVSFKGRGCSSRVVILALPFQAVSTAQPYRLTTSAWRRPPASCHPYQAKASTTYALSYLSYREKPDDSDDVLFLSTTDMVCESSGANIFFSRGDTLFTPTTELALAGITRKLIMEELCPKLDISVIERDIPYAELEAFDGAFLCGTAMEVMTVSSIDEVNFIGSAYVDRIANEYRRFTTGGFAS; this is translated from the coding sequence ATGATCAGCGACGTTACCTGGGACGATGGCAGCTTCGTGAGAAGTACCGAGGTGGGATTGTCGCCCGCCACTCATTCATTGTCGTATGCGTCGTGCGTCTTCGAGGGCATCCGCAGCTACGGCGGCAAAATACTCAAATGTGAAGAACACCTCGACAGGTTGCGTCAATCCGCCGGTGTATTCGGGCTCACTCTGCAGTATTCCAATCAGGAGCTGACCGATGCCTGCTACGAGTTGTTGCGGGTCAATCAGTTGGCCGACGCGTATATCAAGCCGTTGGTGTTCTACGACGACGCGGATGTCAGCTTCAAGGGCCGAGGTTGCTCGAGCAGGGTGGTCATACTTGCCCTTCCGTTTCAGGCGGTTTCGACAGCCCAACCGTATCGGCTGACGACGTCAGCGTGGCGACGACCGCCCGCCTCGTGCCATCCCTATCAAGCCAAAGCGTCGACGACTTACGCGTTGAGCTATTTGAGCTACCGCGAAAAGCCAGATGACAGTGACGACGTCCTCTTTCTCTCGACGACGGACATGGTCTGCGAATCGAGCGGTGCGAACATCTTTTTCAGTCGGGGCGACACGCTGTTCACGCCCACCACCGAACTAGCTCTGGCGGGAATCACCAGGAAGTTGATCATGGAGGAGTTGTGCCCGAAATTGGACATTTCTGTAATCGAACGCGACATTCCGTACGCCGAGCTTGAAGCGTTCGACGGTGCATTCTTGTGCGGGACCGCGATGGAAGTCATGACGGTTTCCAGCATCGACGAAGTCAACTTTATTGGGTCGGCCTACGTCGACCGGATCGCTAACGAGTACCGCCGATTTACGACCGGCGGTTTCGCTTCCTAG
- a CDS encoding acetylserotonin O-methyltransferase, which translates to MHETNDRVRKQIMGFIVSQAISTVCELGVPEVLSDGPRSPHYLATSVGANADALRRFLRVLVAEGLFDEDTLGRFSLTDAGELLRMDTPGSLRHLVKLMSNEAYTVWGHALHSVRTGKESFSEAFKKPYFEWLSEKPLAAQEFAEGQAGLVEMRLLPLLNRDWSDIATVVDIGGGEGTLVSRLLRAQIHLKGVLFDLPHVVSGSGSKFRSAGVDDRVAIVGGSFFDEVPPNGDVYVMSQILHDWDDKSAGKILGNCRRAIPEHGRLLIVEQVLPEAATAHPMALLDLHMLVLLGGRERTATEWSRLLFDNGFTLESITPGPRSSVIEATPA; encoded by the coding sequence ATGCACGAAACGAATGACCGGGTCAGAAAGCAAATCATGGGATTCATCGTTTCCCAGGCGATTTCGACCGTCTGCGAACTCGGTGTGCCAGAAGTGCTCTCGGATGGACCCCGCTCGCCGCACTACCTTGCGACGAGTGTGGGAGCGAACGCCGATGCGCTCCGTCGATTCCTCCGAGTACTCGTGGCAGAGGGTCTGTTCGACGAAGACACCCTCGGGCGATTCTCCTTGACTGACGCCGGCGAGCTGTTGCGGATGGACACACCCGGTTCGTTGCGGCACTTGGTCAAACTGATGTCGAATGAGGCTTACACCGTCTGGGGACACGCGCTTCATTCTGTGCGCACTGGGAAGGAATCCTTTTCAGAAGCATTCAAAAAGCCGTACTTCGAATGGCTGTCCGAAAAGCCGCTTGCTGCACAGGAGTTCGCCGAGGGCCAGGCTGGACTGGTCGAGATGCGGTTGTTACCGCTGCTCAACCGCGACTGGTCGGACATAGCGACCGTTGTCGATATCGGCGGTGGGGAGGGCACACTTGTTTCTCGCCTGCTACGAGCTCAAATCCACTTGAAGGGCGTGCTATTCGACTTGCCTCATGTCGTATCGGGGTCGGGGTCGAAATTCCGCTCGGCCGGCGTCGATGACCGAGTCGCGATCGTCGGTGGGAGCTTCTTTGACGAAGTCCCTCCCAATGGCGATGTGTATGTGATGTCGCAGATCCTGCACGACTGGGATGACAAATCCGCGGGGAAGATTCTCGGGAATTGTCGGCGGGCGATCCCGGAACATGGCCGCCTGCTGATCGTGGAGCAAGTCCTCCCCGAAGCTGCCACCGCCCACCCGATGGCGCTCCTGGACCTGCACATGCTGGTCCTGCTCGGCGGCCGTGAGCGCACGGCTACCGAATGGAGCCGGCTGTTGTTCGACAACGGGTTTACGCTGGAATCCATCACACCTGGCCCTCGATCGTCCGTAATCGAAGCCACTCCGGCGTGA
- a CDS encoding ATP-grasp domain-containing protein, with amino-acid sequence MKLLILHRVPYSFIEYHRVIDHGLHDVVYVGTRAQLTTIPSDLRCKRVERPGQAGLVEEVLTLFSPDDHIDRVISVSQYEAMEAAQIRRALGVEGDMPEQVHMVNDKVAMKAAVAAAALRVPRFVGCSEALTSSSADLAAWAGKTVLKPVDGTASKDVLVFSTYADAISAVANNSTGLEALDPGRFQLEEYVEGPIFHFDGLMLAGEPVAIVANKYLGTCLEFAQGVPQGSMQLDDDGGRCRVALDYLRAVGIRNGPFHLEMIEAIDGMVFLEVAARAGGGGIKDTFRMATGIDMVAAALAISLDRSPRDVNPLKQWFEKRSGSRTYGDFMFPGHLLQSRHCAIEGSEKFRGHPDVLKWKELEAGTSLPNTVSYFDFELPVCGIVAGNSSSEVEALLREILTTVRVIPSGGPIPCGTTSMA; translated from the coding sequence ATGAAACTCCTTATCTTGCATCGTGTTCCGTATTCTTTCATCGAATACCATCGCGTGATCGATCACGGGCTCCACGACGTCGTCTACGTGGGCACGCGCGCACAACTTACGACAATCCCTTCCGACCTTCGCTGCAAGAGGGTTGAACGGCCCGGTCAAGCGGGTCTGGTCGAAGAAGTTCTCACCTTGTTTTCTCCCGACGATCACATCGATCGGGTCATCAGCGTCTCCCAATACGAAGCAATGGAAGCAGCCCAGATACGGCGGGCCCTCGGGGTGGAAGGGGACATGCCGGAGCAGGTCCACATGGTGAACGACAAGGTAGCGATGAAGGCCGCAGTGGCAGCAGCGGCACTTCGCGTACCCAGGTTTGTCGGGTGTTCCGAGGCGCTCACATCTTCATCTGCAGACTTGGCTGCTTGGGCCGGCAAGACGGTGCTCAAACCCGTCGATGGGACCGCCAGCAAGGACGTGCTCGTTTTCTCCACCTACGCTGACGCAATCAGTGCAGTAGCCAATAACTCCACAGGTCTGGAAGCCTTGGATCCGGGACGGTTCCAACTCGAGGAGTACGTCGAGGGGCCGATCTTCCACTTCGATGGTTTGATGCTTGCCGGGGAGCCGGTCGCGATCGTCGCCAACAAATATTTGGGCACCTGTCTAGAGTTTGCCCAAGGTGTTCCACAGGGGTCGATGCAACTCGACGACGACGGTGGGCGTTGCCGGGTAGCACTTGACTATCTTCGGGCCGTCGGAATCCGCAATGGTCCATTTCATCTCGAAATGATCGAGGCCATCGACGGCATGGTTTTTCTCGAGGTTGCGGCCCGCGCCGGAGGTGGCGGTATCAAGGACACATTCCGGATGGCCACGGGCATTGACATGGTTGCAGCTGCTTTGGCCATCAGCCTGGATAGGTCGCCTCGCGACGTCAATCCGCTGAAACAGTGGTTCGAAAAGAGGTCGGGCAGCAGGACATATGGAGATTTCATGTTCCCAGGTCACCTGCTTCAATCGCGGCACTGTGCGATCGAGGGCAGTGAAAAATTCCGAGGCCATCCAGATGTGCTGAAATGGAAGGAGCTGGAAGCAGGGACTTCCCTTCCAAACACGGTGAGCTACTTCGATTTTGAGTTGCCGGTTTGCGGCATCGTGGCAGGAAACTCAAGTTCTGAAGTTGAAGCACTGCTCCGCGAAATTTTGACTACCGTGCGGGTTATCCCAAGCGGAGGGCCCATCCCATGCGGCACGACGTCCATGGCGTAG
- a CDS encoding SDR family NAD(P)-dependent oxidoreductase produces the protein MNDLRNKVAVVTGGAGGIGRAMGRRFGQEGMKVVLADVLAGPLAEATQALTDEGIEAVGVVTDVTDYSSVESLAKEALDHFGAVHIVCNNAGTGAVSEGYMWDHDLADWRWGIDVNVLGVVHGIKAFVPILLEQGEGHVVNTCSGNGGFAPIARGAMGGPATAVYPMTKAAVLCLTESLYTHLEMTGTGVRAHVLFPGGFLNTGIWESWRHRPKQYAATQERRTPDQTLEKVVDRFESAGVHIEFTPLEKVADQVIEGLRADSFWMMGPPAPSDQVVSKKASSILARGEPDYLVDVLGKHAENASDTEGGKR, from the coding sequence ATGAACGACCTGCGAAACAAGGTGGCCGTCGTGACGGGCGGTGCCGGTGGGATCGGGCGCGCGATGGGCAGGCGTTTCGGCCAAGAGGGCATGAAAGTGGTACTCGCCGACGTCCTCGCCGGACCGCTCGCGGAGGCCACCCAGGCGCTGACGGACGAGGGCATCGAGGCGGTCGGCGTGGTCACCGACGTCACCGACTACTCCTCGGTCGAGTCACTCGCCAAGGAAGCGCTCGATCACTTCGGCGCCGTGCACATCGTCTGCAACAACGCGGGCACCGGCGCGGTCTCCGAGGGGTACATGTGGGATCACGACCTCGCGGACTGGCGCTGGGGGATCGACGTCAACGTGCTGGGCGTCGTCCACGGCATCAAGGCCTTCGTACCGATCCTGCTCGAACAGGGTGAAGGCCACGTCGTCAACACCTGCTCGGGCAACGGCGGGTTCGCGCCGATCGCCCGCGGGGCGATGGGCGGTCCGGCGACGGCGGTCTATCCGATGACCAAAGCCGCCGTGCTCTGCCTGACCGAAAGCCTCTACACGCACCTGGAGATGACCGGAACCGGAGTGCGCGCACATGTCCTGTTCCCCGGCGGCTTTCTGAACACCGGCATTTGGGAGTCCTGGCGCCACCGGCCGAAGCAGTACGCAGCAACCCAGGAACGCCGCACCCCCGACCAGACCCTGGAAAAAGTGGTGGACCGATTCGAATCCGCGGGCGTGCACATCGAATTCACGCCGCTGGAGAAGGTCGCCGATCAGGTCATCGAGGGTCTTCGTGCCGACAGCTTCTGGATGATGGGGCCGCCCGCCCCGTCCGATCAGGTCGTCAGCAAGAAGGCGTCATCGATTCTGGCTCGCGGCGAGCCCGACTACTTGGTCGACGTCCTCGGCAAGCACGCCGAGAACGCATCGGACACCGAAGGAGGAAAGCGTTGA